The Catellatospora citrea DNA segment CGACGCCGCGTGCAGGCCTTTCAACAACTCCGGCAGCACGGTCGAGGCGCCGGTGTAGTCGCACTTGAAGCGCAGGCTCTGCGCCAGTTCCAGGCGCTGGGTGAGCAGGTCCATCGGCACCGCCTCGGCCAGCGGCGGATCTTCGAGGTCGGCCTCGATCACGGCCTGCATCGTCTGCGCGACAGCGGTGCGGGTGTGCGCGTAGTCCCCCGCCACCAGGCCGGCCGCGCCGGTCAGGTCGGACAGCGAGACCTTGAGCGCCTGCGCGATGTCGGCCAGCTGGAACCTGTTGTCGGCGCTGCGCTGCCCCTTTTCGATGCGGCCCCACTGGGTGTGGGAGATCCCCGCCAGCGCCGCCGCGTGCCGCACCGAGTAGCCGCGGATGTCGCGCAGTCGTCTGATCTTGTCGCCGATCGGCTCGGGTGAGGGGCGTTCGGGTGACTTCATCGCGTGTCCTACGAGGTAGGCGAAGGGCGTCGACTCCAGATTAGAGCCCGCGGTGCCAAATGGTGCCACCCGCAACGGTGAACCTCAATACGGTGGGAGGCAGGGCCGGTGTACGCGCCCGCAGCGCGCACACCCGGCGCCCGGTGCCGTGACGCCATGGCTCGCGCTTCATCCGTCCCGGCACCACGACGGCGAACGGAGGACGGACCATGTCGGCGCTGGACACGTTCGCCGGAGCGATCGCGGGCCTGGCCCTCGGCGTCCTGACCGGCCTGTGGTTGGCACACCGTCGCCGCAGGGCGACCATGTCCGCCGACGACGTGCCGCTCACCTGGTGCGGCAACTGCGGCCAACCGACGGCCGCGCTGTGCCACGAGCACAAACGCCAGGCCGCGGTACGCCGCCGAGACGGCTGAACCTCCCGCATCAATGCCGTGACCAGGCGAAACGAGCCGACGTCCGGAACTAGGATGGGTTGACGTGCCGTCGACGGGTCAGGCACGACCGGCGTATCCGGCACGGAGTCCACGACGAAGGCCGTGATGGCCATGTTGAGACGTTCTCGGGCGTGCGCGGCGGTGCTGGTGGTGAGCTGGTCGGTGGCGGCCGTGTCGCCGGGTGTGGCACAAGCGGCCGTCCCTTCGGCCGTCGCGCCGGTCGCGCAGGCATGCGCCCCTCCCGTCGCGGGGGCCACACCGCCACCGAGGGGATCCGTGCTGAAGCAGATCGACCAGGCGTCCCTGCAGGCCGCCGTGGACACCGCCGTCAAGCAGATGCTGGTCCCCGGGGCCGTGGTGCTGATCTGCACGCCGCAGGGCAGCTACGCCGTGCTGTCCGGCACCCTGCAGCGGGACACGCGAACACCGCCCGCGGCGAGCACCCACTTCCGGATCGGCTCGAACACCAAGACCATGACCGCGGCGACGGTCCTGCAGCTGGCCCAGGAGGGCAGGCTCAAGCTCAGCGACCCGATCTCCGCGTACGTGCCGGACGTGCCCGACGGCGCGAACATCACCATCGAGCAGCTGCTGAAGATGCGCAGCGGTCTGTACAACTACACGGACGCGCCGGAGCTCTCGGCGACCATGGACGCCGACCCGACGAAGGCGTGGACGCCGCAGGAGTTGCTGGCCCTCGCGTTCCGGCACCCGCCGAACTCCGCACCGGGCACGGAGTACGACTACAACAACACCAATTACCTCCTGCTCGGTCTGGTCGCGGAGAAGGTCGGCGGTGCCCCGCTGGGCAGGCAGTTCCAGGACCGGCTGTACGGCCCGTTGGGGCTGGACCAGACCTCGCTGCCCGCGCCCGCGGACAACGCCATCCCGGCCCCCGGCTCGCACGGGTACCTCTACGGCGGCTCGGCCCACGCGATGACCGACGAGCCGTACTCGGCGGACATGCAGGCCGCCATGCGTGACGGCTCGTTGGCGCCGATCGACTACTCGAACCAGAATCCGTCGTACGCAGGCGCCGCAGGCGCAGCGATCTCCACCGCCGAGAACCTCGCCACCTGGATCAAGTCGCTGGCCACCGGCAAGGTCCTCGACGCCGACATGCAACAGCG contains these protein-coding regions:
- a CDS encoding serine hydrolase domain-containing protein, whose amino-acid sequence is MLKQIDQASLQAAVDTAVKQMLVPGAVVLICTPQGSYAVLSGTLQRDTRTPPAASTHFRIGSNTKTMTAATVLQLAQEGRLKLSDPISAYVPDVPDGANITIEQLLKMRSGLYNYTDAPELSATMDADPTKAWTPQELLALAFRHPPNSAPGTEYDYNNTNYLLLGLVAEKVGGAPLGRQFQDRLYGPLGLDQTSLPAPADNAIPAPGSHGYLYGGSAHAMTDEPYSADMQAAMRDGSLAPIDYSNQNPSYAGAAGAAISTAENLATWIKSLATGKVLDADMQQRWLGSFQAENPDAGAGGQQYGYGIAYQPIAPNVALHFHGGELPGFNSFMAHDLANDVTMVIWTNLTIDPGGQKTAIALVPTVLNQVYAGLNLPTAPAPTPAPSPTS